In Deinococcus aerius, the genomic window GCCGTCACGCGCCCGGGGCGGGAGGCGCCGCGCGCGCTGATTGAAACGCTCGTGGGGTTGGGGCAGACGGTCCCCACCCTCGCCATCCTGGCGCTGGCCGTGCCCGCCCTGGGCTTCGGCTGGGCACCCACCCTGCTGGGCCTCATCGTGTACGGCCTCGTCCCGGTCGTCAGCAACGGGGTGGCCGGACTGCTGGCGGTAGACCGCGACCTGCTTGGCGCGGCGCGGGGCATGGGCATGACGCCGGGCCAGCAACTCCGGCGGGTCGAGTGGCCGCTGGCCCTGCCCGTGCTGCTCGCCGGGGTCCGCACCAGCGTGGTGTACAACGTCGGGACGGCGACCGTGGGGGCAGCGCTGGGAGCCGGGGGCCTGGGCAGCCCGATCATCAATGGCCTCTCCCAGCAGAACTCCGGGCTGGTCCTTGTGGGGGCCGTGCTGGCCGCGCTGCTGGCCCTGAGCCTCGACGCCCTGCTGGGCCTGGTCGCGCCCCGGGAGCAGCCTCCCTCCGGGTAAAGGGCAGCGCTCCCGTTCCACCCCTGATTGTGATGAAATGCTCATAAAAGGCTGTTAAGGTGAGAATCATGCGGAATGGGTGTTTCCTCCACGGCTTCCCCACCGCACTGACCCTCCCAACCTGCTCCGCCCCCTCCTGAAAATGTCCCGGCCCAGCCCCACGCTGGGCCTTTGCCCTGAGAGATGGGGTGGAGAGGTCCGGCCCACGCCGAACGTGGGACAGCCAGTGGCTTCAGACCGTTGCGGCGCGGCTGACCACTCCGCCTTCCAGCAGAGGTGACCACGGTGAGCAGAGCAACCTTTCGCACGGGTGATCGC contains:
- a CDS encoding ABC transporter permease, with the translated sequence MTARPRSLPWGALLWPTLLALCLLPGVLHRLVQPLSPGAPLTFDPPLWQLTLTHLGLVLLATGAVLLLGLPLAVAVTRPGREAPRALIETLVGLGQTVPTLAILALAVPALGFGWAPTLLGLIVYGLVPVVSNGVAGLLAVDRDLLGAARGMGMTPGQQLRRVEWPLALPVLLAGVRTSVVYNVGTATVGAALGAGGLGSPIINGLSQQNSGLVLVGAVLAALLALSLDALLGLVAPREQPPSG